DNA from Candidatus Cloacimonas acidaminovorans str. Evry:
TTTTTATTGATTTTTATCTTATTTTAGTTTCGGGACAGCCCCGACAGATTTTATAGAAGGGTTTTAACCCTGAAAATAATAGGGAAAATAAGAATATTTTACCAAGATAAGAAATACAATATAATAGATAGGGTAGCTATTTGGATAGGCAAAATATAATTATTTAACATCCAGGAACGGATTTAACTCTATTATTCTTATAAATAAAATTCAAAAGCAGATACAGGATGATCAGGTTGTTTTTATTGGTATCACAGTATAATACATTGTAAAGAATATAATTGTTCATTCGTAAATGATATAATTTTAAAAAGGGTATTCTTGCTTTTCCTTTTATCGTGTAAATATAGATTCTTTCATTACCGTATAATTTGTGAGATTGTTATAGCTCGGTTGTAAGTGTGCTTGCTTTCTGTTTTAACTCACAATTTTTCAGTTTGGAAACCAGTTAAAATGCGGTTGGAAGTGCGATAGTTCGTAGATTGTGGCTTTCTGGAAGGCAGGTGAAAATTGTGAGTCAAAACTTTCTCAGCTGAAAATCGTAAATTTAACGAGGGGCTTACGCCTCCATCGCTATCATTGTGTCGCCCTTACGGGCTTTTGGGAAAAGGGAAAGGTAAAAAGAATAGAAATTCGGGCTTTTATTTTAACGAGGGGCTTACGCCTCCATCGCTATCATTTTATCGCCCTGACGGGCTTTTGGGAAAAAGGAAAGGAAAAAAGAATAGAAATTGGGGCTTTCATTTTGACGAGGGGCTTACGCTTCCATCGCTATCATTGTGTCGCCCTGACGGGCTTTTATGAAATCTCAACCTTATAAACCTTCTCAACCTTCTAAACTCTCTAAGCCATCTCAACCTTCTCAACCCTCTAAACTCTCTAAACCATCTCAACCTTTTCAACCCTCTCAACTTTTTTCATTCTAATTCTTTATCTCGCTTTGCAGAATTCCCTTGCCAAAAAATCACTTTCCCTATTGTATTACCAAGCAAGAAAATCAAGCCAAAGGACGGTTAGGAAATGGCTGAGAAATTATATTTAATTGACGGTACGGCATTGTTATACAGGGCTCATTTTGCCTTCATTAAGAATCCCTTAATCAACAGCAAGGGAATACATACCAGTGCTATTTTTGGAGTAATAAATTCGTTTCTGCACATCCTGGAAAATACACAAGCGGCTTATGTAGCCATATCTTTTGACCGTAAAGCTCCTACTTTTCGGCATAATCTTTATGAGGCATACAAAGCTCAGCGTCCTCCTATGCCAGATGAACTTACGGCTCAAATTGAACCCGTGAAACGATTTTTTGAGTTAATCGGCTTAAAGGAAATCGGTCTTGATGGTTATGAAGCGGATGACATTCTGGGTACTTTGGCAAAGCTATATAAGGATCAGTTTCAAATTGTGTTTTTAACCAGTGACAAGGATTACTGTCAATTGGTTGATGAGCGTTCAGTTATGCTTGATCCGATGAAAGATATTGTTTTGGATCGGGATGCCGTATATGCCAAATATGGTGTTTATCCGGAGCAGTTTATTGATTATCTTGCGCTTGTTGGAGACCCTTCTGACAACATTCCTGGTGTGAGCAGCATCGGACCTAAAACTGCTGCAATGCTACTTTCCGAATATCAAACGCTGGATAATATCTATGCCAATTTGGATAAGTTAAAACCACGCTTGCAGGAAGTTCTTCGGGAAAATAAGGAAAATGCCTATCTCTCAAAGCAATTAGCAAAAATTGACACCGATGTTCCGATTCCCAAACCCGATTTAGAACACCTGACTTTTTGGGCAAAGGATTTGAGAAAAGCGATTCCTTTGCTGGAGGAATATGAAATTAATTCCATTAAGCGGAAAATAGAGCTGAAATATCCGGAAACTAATACAACAAAACAACAAACCGAATATCAGGACGATATTTTTAAGGAAAAGGAAAAGCCACAAGAGGAAACGGCAGAAACAGAAGAAAAAATGCCTTTTTCAGCTGTTTTGGTTAACACTCTCAATTTTGTTACTCTGCTCAAAGAACTGAAAGAGGCAAAACAAATTTCTCTTGATACGGAAACGGATTCCCCCGAACCTATGCGGGCAAATTTGGTGGGAATATCTTTTTGCATGGATGAAAAGAAAGCATACTATCTTCCATTGGGACATCAACTTGCAGTAAATTTGCCGCTGCCGGAAGTTCTTCGCCATTTGGAAGATGCTTTAAAAGGAAAACTTTTACTGGGACATAACCTCAAGTTTGATTTAATAGTTCTTGCCCGCAATGGATTAGAACTTGATAATCCACTGTTTGATACAATGCTGGCTGCTTATATTCTTGATCCTGGAACGCTGAATTACTCTCTGGAAACCTGCGCTCTGAATGAATTGAATTATAAAATGATACCTATCAGTGACTTAATTGGCAAAGGCAAAAACCAGAGCACTTTTGATCTGGTAGAACCGGAAAAAGCATGTATATACTCTGCAGAAGATGCCTGGGCTGTTTATAAGCTCTATCCTGTTTACCGGAGAAAAGTGGATTTTAGCGTTATGGCAAACCTTTTTGATACGATTGAACTACCCCTTATCAAGGTTTTACAACAGATGGAAATGAACGGAGTGGCAATTGACTGTTCTGTTTTAAGCGAAATTTCCCATCAGATAAATCTGGAACTGAAGACCCTGACAGATAAAATATATGCTTTTGCGGGATATGAATTTAACATCAATTCTACCCAGCAATTGGCAAAACTGCTCTTTGAAGAAAAAAAACTACCCTACGGTAGAAAAACCAAAACCGGCTATTCTACGGATAACAGTGTGCTGGAAGAACTTGCCATTGACTATGAAATTGCCGGAATAATTATTCAATACAGACAGCTTTCAAAACTGCAATCTACTTATGTAAGCGCTCTGCCTAAAATGATCAATCCCCAAACCGGAAGAATACATTCCTCTTTTAATCAAACCGTTACTTCCACAGGTCGCCTTTCTTCTTCCAACCCCAATCTACAAAATATACCCGTGCGCACAGAAATTGGACGCGAAATCCGGAAAGCATTTTGTGCCAAAGATGCAGAACACCTGATCCTGGATGCGGATTATTCACAAATAGAATTGCGTTTGCTGGCTCTGATGAGCGAAGATGAGGTCTTAATTGAGGCCTTTAAACAAGACCTGGATATTCATAAAAGAATGGCTGCCAAAATTTTTAATGTGGACATTGAAAAGGTTACTCCCGACCAAAGAAGAGCTGCAAAAACCATTAACTTTGGCATTCTCTACGGAATGGGACAACGCAAACTTTCCCGTGAACTGGGAATCTCTCTCAATGAAGCAAAAGACATTATAGACGGTTACTATGCTCAATTCCCTTCCATTCGCAATTTTATCAACCAATGTGTAAATAAAGCTCGTCAACAACATTATGCGGAAACCCTTTTTGGCAGACGATTATACCTTCCTAATATAGACAGTAAAAATCAGGGACTAAAAAGCGAAGCGGAAAGAATTGCGGTTAATATGCCAATTCAAGGAACTGCAGCTGACCTGATTAAAATAGCTATGCTCAACATTCATAAGCAGATAGATAAACGCGAAGACATCAAAATGATTCTCCAAGTCCATGATGAACTCCTTTTTGAGGTTCAGCAAGAAGCATTAGAAGAGACAAAAAATATCGTTAAGACCTGTATGGAAAGTGCTTTACCCCCAAAATATGCGGAAAAAGTCCATCTGAAAACGGATGTGGGAGTAGGAAAAAATTGGTTTGAAGCACACTAAAGAATGAAAAATGTAAAGGTAAAAAAGCTAATAAATCCTCTTCATCCCATACATATTAAATCTGTGCAATCTGTGTTATCTGTGAGAGATAATCTTTTTTTAACTCTTTTCTACATTTTCGCTATGCTTTATTCGTTCCCTCCAATGTGATTTTTTCGGAAAGCGGAACATCCAATGAATCAGGAAAATAAGCAAGACAACAATTACAGCCCCAATAACCGTTAGAAACCAAGGAAAATCCTTTCGCAATTCAACAGTCATTAATTCCTGTTTATGCCACATTTTACGGGTATCAAAACTCCAGGTAACAGTCCCGTTTTCCCTGTCCACATTTTCCGGTAGGGCATTGGTAGAAATAATTTTCCAGGGAAGATGAACTTTGTATGTCCAAACAGGATTTTCGGGTTGCAGCATTCCCAATATATCTTCAATACCTTCTTCTTCCTCTCCCTGTTCCTGGCTTCCAAGTGCAATTCTGCGTTTGAAAGTAATTCTTCTGCCTGGCTCTTTATTTAAGGTTATTTTCCCCCAAAAATCAGCAGCGCCTAATTGATCGTTTACATTATTGAAGGCCTCAATGCTTTTAAACTTGAAATTGATAGTGTAAATAACATCAGGACCTTTTCTATGAATGTCGTAGGATTGTAAATTGATACCTGGTAATGCTGCTTTACGCATAATTTCTTCCGGATTTTCATAAGGTGAACGATGAACTACACGAATAGTTGCATGTCCTGAACCGTTACGGTTAATCCATAGTTCTTCATCGTATTGAACGCATCCAGCTAAAAGCAGAAGCGCTAACAGCAGTATTACAAGGCGTTTCATTCCCCAACCTTTTTCCTAATTTAATGCTTTGTAAAGCATAAAAACCAAAAGCGTTTTTTTTGGCAAGATAATTCTTGATTATTCAACGGTAAAAAATTCTTGCTTGACAAAACTATCAATCTATCATAAAAGGAAAAAGTATATTAACTTAAGGAGGAATAAGATGATAGCTTTAAGACAAATGTGGCATTGCCCGATTTGCGGAAATGTTGTTGAAGTAATTTATGTTGGCGGCGGCGAATTAGTTTGCTGTGGTCAACCAATGCAATTACTTAAAGAAAATACTGTTGATGCCGCAGTAGAAAAACATATACCCGTTGTAACGGATTTGGGAGATAAAATTGAGGTCTCCGTTGGAAGCATCCCTCATCCGATGGAAGAAAAGCACTATATTACCTGTATTGAAGTGCTCATGGAAAAAAAGGTTTTACGCAAAGAACTGAAGCCAGGAGATGAACCTAAGGCAAAGTTTTGCGTGAAAATGGACAAAGTTATTGCCGTGCGTGAATATTGCAATGTTCACGGTTTATGGAAAGCATAAACAATTAAAGGAGAAAAAATATGTCCAACAAAGAAACCAGAACTGCCGAAAATCTGATGAAATCCTTTGCGGGAGAAAGTCAAGCCAGAATGAGATACCTTTATTCAGCTAAAACAGCTAAGAATGAGGGCTTTGAACAAATTTCCAATATCTTTACAGAGACCGCGGAAAATGAAAAAGAACATGCCAAAATATTTTTCAAACATCTGCAAAAATTGGGTCTGGAAGGCGAAATGATCAATATTATTTCATCCTATCCCGTTGGCTGGTCTGCAGATAGCACACTTAAAAATCTGGAATATGCA
Protein-coding regions in this window:
- the polA gene encoding DNA polymerase I, which codes for MAEKLYLIDGTALLYRAHFAFIKNPLINSKGIHTSAIFGVINSFLHILENTQAAYVAISFDRKAPTFRHNLYEAYKAQRPPMPDELTAQIEPVKRFFELIGLKEIGLDGYEADDILGTLAKLYKDQFQIVFLTSDKDYCQLVDERSVMLDPMKDIVLDRDAVYAKYGVYPEQFIDYLALVGDPSDNIPGVSSIGPKTAAMLLSEYQTLDNIYANLDKLKPRLQEVLRENKENAYLSKQLAKIDTDVPIPKPDLEHLTFWAKDLRKAIPLLEEYEINSIKRKIELKYPETNTTKQQTEYQDDIFKEKEKPQEETAETEEKMPFSAVLVNTLNFVTLLKELKEAKQISLDTETDSPEPMRANLVGISFCMDEKKAYYLPLGHQLAVNLPLPEVLRHLEDALKGKLLLGHNLKFDLIVLARNGLELDNPLFDTMLAAYILDPGTLNYSLETCALNELNYKMIPISDLIGKGKNQSTFDLVEPEKACIYSAEDAWAVYKLYPVYRRKVDFSVMANLFDTIELPLIKVLQQMEMNGVAIDCSVLSEISHQINLELKTLTDKIYAFAGYEFNINSTQQLAKLLFEEKKLPYGRKTKTGYSTDNSVLEELAIDYEIAGIIIQYRQLSKLQSTYVSALPKMINPQTGRIHSSFNQTVTSTGRLSSSNPNLQNIPVRTEIGREIRKAFCAKDAEHLILDADYSQIELRLLALMSEDEVLIEAFKQDLDIHKRMAAKIFNVDIEKVTPDQRRAAKTINFGILYGMGQRKLSRELGISLNEAKDIIDGYYAQFPSIRNFINQCVNKARQQHYAETLFGRRLYLPNIDSKNQGLKSEAERIAVNMPIQGTAADLIKIAMLNIHKQIDKREDIKMILQVHDELLFEVQQEALEETKNIVKTCMESALPPKYAEKVHLKTDVGVGKNWFEAH
- a CDS encoding desulfoferrodoxin encodes the protein MIALRQMWHCPICGNVVEVIYVGGGELVCCGQPMQLLKENTVDAAVEKHIPVVTDLGDKIEVSVGSIPHPMEEKHYITCIEVLMEKKVLRKELKPGDEPKAKFCVKMDKVIAVREYCNVHGLWKA